The Papio anubis isolate 15944 chromosome 1, Panubis1.0, whole genome shotgun sequence genome window below encodes:
- the LOC103877490 gene encoding zinc finger protein 717-like isoform X2, whose translation MPLQELVSFEDVAVGFTWKEWQDLDDAQRTLYRDMMLETYSSLVSLGYHITKPEVIFKLEQGEPWMVEDTRAFQPTLVIWKFLREVTVFWQSSHYSTDGITLSSALALVYDSHLLIRPHLV comes from the exons ATGCCATTACAGGAGTTGGTGTCCTTTGAGGATGTGGCTGTGGGCTTCACCTGGAAAGAGTGGCAGGACTTGGATGATGCTCAAAGGACTCTGTACAGGGACATGATGCTGGAGACCTACAGCAGCTTGGTGTCCTTGG GGTACCACATTACCAAACCTGAGGTGATCTTCAAGCTGGAGCAAGGAGAACCTTGGATGGTAGAGGACACCAGAGCCTTCCAG CCCACCCTAGTAATTTGGAAGTTTCTGAGAGAAGTTACTGTCTTCTGGCAAAGCAGTCATTATAGCACCGATGGCATCACCCTTTCGTCAGCCCTGGCCCTGGTCTATGATTCGCACCTGCTAATCAGGCCACATCTTGTCTGA
- the LOC103877490 gene encoding zinc finger protein 350-like isoform X1 has protein sequence MRQHGIELHFSPSAQQIRAGDLRRNMPLQELVSFEDVAVGFTWKEWQDLDDAQRTLYRDMMLETYSSLVSLGYHITKPEVIFKLEQGEPWMVEDTRAFQPTLVIWKFLREVTVFWQSSHYSTDGITLSSALALVYDSHLLIRPHLV, from the exons ATGAGACAGCATGGAATTGAACTCCACTTTTCACCCTCAGCACAACAAATTAG GGCTGGTGACTTGAGGAGAAATATGCCATTACAGGAGTTGGTGTCCTTTGAGGATGTGGCTGTGGGCTTCACCTGGAAAGAGTGGCAGGACTTGGATGATGCTCAAAGGACTCTGTACAGGGACATGATGCTGGAGACCTACAGCAGCTTGGTGTCCTTGG GGTACCACATTACCAAACCTGAGGTGATCTTCAAGCTGGAGCAAGGAGAACCTTGGATGGTAGAGGACACCAGAGCCTTCCAG CCCACCCTAGTAATTTGGAAGTTTCTGAGAGAAGTTACTGTCTTCTGGCAAAGCAGTCATTATAGCACCGATGGCATCACCCTTTCGTCAGCCCTGGCCCTGGTCTATGATTCGCACCTGCTAATCAGGCCACATCTTGTCTGA